One genomic window of Monodelphis domestica isolate mMonDom1 chromosome 1, mMonDom1.pri, whole genome shotgun sequence includes the following:
- the LOC100619751 gene encoding olfactory receptor 11H6-like, translated as MRLSETHNISGTVREFILLGFPCRREIQILLFVLFSMIYTLTIVGNTSIICAVWSSRQLHTPMYFLLANFSFLEMCYVSSDVPKLLANILSQKKTISFAGCILQFYFFFSMCASEGYFLSAMAFDRYLAICRPLHYPTIMTQSLCAKLVFFCWLGGFLSILVPAILMSKVPFCGPNIIDHFFCDLGPLLALSCVPVPKTTLTCATVSSLIIFITFLYILASYTRVLKAVLKVPAGTGRNKAFSTCASHFVVVSLFYGSVMVMYVSPGSKNQPGMRKFVTLFYCMATPFFNPLIYSLRNKDMKDALKKVLSGLSQDFPKGHEK; from the coding sequence ATGAGGCTTTCAGAGACTCATAATATCTCTGGCACCGTGAGGGAATTCATCTTGCTTGGTTTCCCCTGCCGCAGGgagattcaaatcctgctcttTGTACTGTTTTCTATGATCTACACCCTCACCATTGTGGGAAATACATCCATTATCTGTGCTGTGTGGTCAAGTCGGCAGCTCCACACACCTATGTACTTTCTTCTAGCTAACTTCTCCTTCTTAGAGATGTGTTATGTTAGTTCCGATGTGCCCAAGCTATTAGCTAACATCCTCTCCCAGAAGAAGACCATCTCTTTCGCTGGCTGCATCCTtcagttctatttcttcttctcaatGTGTGCCTCTGAAGGTTACTTTCTTTCTGCCATGGCATTTGATCGATATCTCGCAATCTGCAGACCTCTACACTATCCCACCATTATGACCCAAAGCCTCTGTGCAAAGCTGGTTTTTTTCTGCTGGTTGGGTGGCTTCCTCTCTATATTGGTTCCTGCAATTCTTATGTCTAAGGTGCCTTTCTGTGGTCCGAATATCATTGACCACTTTTTTTGTGATTTAGGGCCACTGCTGGCTCTGTCCTGTGTTCCAGTCCCCAAAACTACTCTGACGTGTGCAACTGTTAGTTCTCTCATTATCTTTATTACTTTCCTCTACATATTGGCCTCCTATACACGTGTCCTGAAAGCAGTGTTAAAGGTACCTGCAGGCACAGGAAGGAATAAGGCTTTCTCCACATGTGCCTCTCATTTTGTTGTGGTGTCTCTCTTCTATGGCTCAGTCATGGTAATGTATGTGAGTCCAGGGTCTAAGAACCAACCTGGAATGAGGAAATTTGTGACCTTGTTCTATTGCATGGCAACTCCATTCTTCAACCCCCTGATCTACAGTCTCCGGAACAAAGACATGAAGGATGCCTTAAAGAAAGTCTTGAGTGGATTGTCCCAAGACTTTCCTAAGGGACATGAAAAATGA